The following proteins are co-located in the Rippkaea orientalis PCC 8801 genome:
- a CDS encoding amino acid ABC transporter substrate-binding protein, whose protein sequence is MGKKVTLFILTLVLATTGQASSWAGQVLEKIKQTGVINAGTRKDAIPFGYINEQGKWVGYSLDVLEIIRKDVEKQLGKPIKLNLVEVTTQDRFNKIKDGSIDIECASTTFTWERNKTVDFTVSYFASGTKVLVKKDRGIGSVETLAGLKVGVIPKTTNEQAIKIQHPAAQLVMVKDRKEGLQKLEAGTIDAFASDGILLEGLKKESSNPNNLEVVPEFPYAYESYACMIPQDQSQWRNMVNYSLVKFMEGIVSDQPEPVAIYEKWFGEENGVTPYPRDSINDYFQGIVDSHEWIPLVNY, encoded by the coding sequence ATGGGGAAAAAAGTCACCCTATTTATTTTAACGTTAGTATTAGCAACTACTGGTCAAGCCTCCAGTTGGGCTGGTCAAGTATTAGAGAAAATTAAACAAACTGGCGTTATTAATGCAGGAACTCGTAAGGATGCTATTCCCTTTGGTTATATCAATGAACAAGGAAAATGGGTTGGTTATTCCCTCGATGTTCTAGAAATTATTCGCAAAGATGTAGAGAAACAACTAGGAAAACCTATTAAACTGAACTTAGTAGAAGTGACAACACAAGATCGCTTTAATAAGATTAAAGATGGTAGTATTGATATTGAATGCGCCTCTACTACCTTTACTTGGGAAAGGAATAAAACCGTTGATTTTACTGTTAGTTATTTTGCCAGTGGAACTAAAGTCTTAGTTAAAAAAGATAGAGGGATCGGTTCTGTTGAAACTTTAGCGGGTTTAAAAGTTGGTGTAATACCAAAAACTACCAATGAACAAGCTATTAAGATTCAACACCCTGCCGCCCAATTAGTGATGGTAAAAGACCGAAAAGAGGGATTACAAAAGTTAGAAGCAGGAACTATAGATGCTTTTGCCAGTGATGGAATTCTCCTAGAAGGATTGAAAAAAGAATCGAGTAATCCTAATAACTTAGAAGTGGTTCCAGAATTTCCTTATGCTTATGAATCCTATGCTTGTATGATCCCTCAAGATCAGTCCCAGTGGCGAAATATGGTTAATTATAGTTTAGTCAAGTTTATGGAAGGAATTGTCAGCGATCAACCCGAACCTGTGGCAATTTATGAAAAATGGTTTGGAGAAGAAAACGGGGTAACTCCCTATCCCCGTGATAGTATTAATGATTATTTTCAAGGAATTGTTGATAGTCATGAATGGATTCCTCTTGTAAATTATTGA
- a CDS encoding DUF4334 domain-containing protein produces the protein MKTTENTPLILEKGHATTEEALQLFDSLEPVNLDFMMGRWQGSGLDTNHPMDGLLEASNWYGKEFVDPETVHPLLFLDNQGKIFKVAPNPSAMNSIGKFPIFKKPFMKPLLMLTNSLLKTEESQARLRMMEYRGIVSATMIYDYLPINDTFRKIDDNTVFGIMDFKNSSQPFFFVLKRCVI, from the coding sequence ATGAAGACCACAGAAAACACCCCGTTAATCCTCGAAAAAGGTCACGCGACTACTGAGGAAGCCTTACAATTATTTGACTCTTTAGAACCCGTTAATTTAGACTTTATGATGGGTCGTTGGCAAGGGTCTGGACTGGATACCAATCATCCGATGGATGGGTTATTAGAAGCGTCTAATTGGTATGGTAAAGAGTTTGTTGATCCTGAAACGGTTCATCCTTTATTATTCTTAGATAATCAAGGAAAGATTTTTAAAGTTGCGCCTAATCCTTCGGCAATGAATTCGATTGGAAAATTTCCAATTTTTAAAAAACCTTTCATGAAACCTCTCTTGATGTTAACTAATTCTTTGTTGAAAACAGAGGAAAGTCAAGCGCGACTCCGCATGATGGAATATAGAGGAATCGTGAGTGCAACGATGATCTATGATTACCTACCGATTAATGACACTTTTAGAAAGATAGATGATAATACAGTGTTTGGAATTATGGATTTTAAGAACTCTTCTCAACCTTTCTTTTTTGTTCTTAAAAGATGTGTAATATGA